The Tautonia plasticadhaerens nucleotide sequence ACCACGCGCCCGGGCACCGATCGCTCGACCCCGGCCATTTGCTCGTAGAAATGCCAGCGTTCGTCGATGTCTTGCTGGGCCAGTTGCATCAGCATCTCGGATCGCCCCGGGTCGGAGCGGGCGAGCATCGCGTACCGGGCCTCCTTCATGGCGAACTCCCGGAACTGCAGGGTGGGCTTTCGGCTGTCCAGGTGGAAGGGGGTCAGGCCCTCGCCGGCGAGCCTCGGGTCGTGGCGGAAGAGCGGCCAGTAGCCGCTGGAGGCGGCCTCCTTCTGGTGCGACATCGCGGTCGACATCTGGATGCCGTGCGCGATGCAGTGGCTGTAGGCCAGGATCAGCGAGACGCCCGGGTACGACTCGGCCTCCCGGAACGCCTTGAGCGTCTGGAGCGGGTTGGCCCCCATCGCCACCTGGGCGACGTAGACGTTGCCGTAGTCGACGGCGATCATCCCCAGGTCCTTCTTGGCGATCCCCTTCCCCTGGGCGGCGAATTTGGCCACGGCCCCCCTCGGGGTCGACTTCGACGCCTGGCCCCCGGTGTTCGAGTAGACCTCGGTGTCGAGCACGAGGATGTTCACGTCCCTCCCCGAGGTCAGCACGTGGTCGAGGCCGCCGAAGCCGATGTCGTAGGCCCAGCCGTCCCCGCCGACGATCCAGACGCTGCGGCGGACCAGCGCGTCGGCCACGCTCCCGAGCGCCGCCGCCTCCGGCCCGTCGAGCCCGTCCAGCGCCCGCTTCAGGGCCGAGACGCGATCTCGTTGCGCCCGGATCGCGTCCTCGTCGCGCTGCTCGGCGCCGAGGATCGCCCCCGCCAGGTCGTCGCCGACCCGAGGCGAGAGCCCCCGGAGCAGCCCCCGGGCCTGGTCTTCCAGGCGGTCGACGGCCAGGCGGAATCCCAGGCCGAACTCGGCGTTGTCCTCGAAGAGGGAGTTCGCCCAGGCCGGGCCCCGGCCCTCGGCGTCGGTGGCGTAGGGCGTGGTGGGGAGGTTGCCGCCGTAGATCGACGAGCAGCCGGTCGCGTTGGCGATCATCGCCCGGTCGCCGAAGAGCTGGCTCATCAGCCGGAGGTAGGGCGTCTCGCCGCACCCGGCGCAGGCGCCGGAAAACTCGAACAGCGGCCGGAGGGCCTGCGAGCCCTTCACCGTGTCGGACTTCACCGCCGAGCGGTCGGAGTCCGGGATCGACTCGAAGACGTCGAGCCGGGCCCGCTCGACGAGGAGCACGTCCTCGGTCTTCGCCTCCATGTTGATCGCCTTGTGCCGGGCCACCTCCTTGCTCACCGCCGGGCAGACGTCCACGCAGACGCCGCAGCCGGTGCAGTCGTCGGGGTAGACCTGGATGGTCATGTGATGGCCCGGGAATTCCTTCCCCTTCCAGGCCCGGGTGGGGAAGCCCTCGGCCTTGCCGTCGCGGCCCTGCACCCCTGCCGGCTCGAAGATCTTCATGCGGATCGTGGCGTGGGGGCAGACGTAGGCGCACAGGCCGCACTGGATGCAGAGGTCCGGGTCCCAGATCGGGATCTCCTGGGCGATGCTCCGCTTCTCGTACTTCGCCGTGTCGGTCGGGAAGGTGCCGTCGACCGGCAGGGCGCTGACCGGGAGCAAGTCCCCCTTGCCGGCCATCATCAGGCCCGTGACCTTCTCCACGAACTCCGGCACCGCGCCCGAGACGGCCGGACGCCGACGTCGGCCGCTCGAGACCTCGGCCGGGACCGCCACCTCGTGCAGGGCGGCCAGGGCACCGTCGACGGCCGCGTCGTTCCGCTCCAGTACCACCTCGCCGCGCTTGCCGTACGTCTTCCGGATCGCGTCCTTGATGCGGGCGATCGCCTCGTCCTTCGGCAGGATATCCGCCAGGGCGAAGAAGCAGGTCTGCATCACCGTGTTGATCCGGGGCCCGAGCCCGGCGTCGGCGGCGACCCGGAACGCATCGACGACGTAAAACCTGATCTCCTTGTCGATGATCGTCCGCTGCAACTCGGCCGGCAGGGTGCCCCAGGCCTCGGCCGGGCCGTGCGGGCTGTTGAGCAGGAAGGTGGCACCGGGCCCGGCCAGCTCCAGCACGTCCATGCGTTCCAGGAACGTGGACTGGTGGCAGGCCACGAAGTTCGCCCGGGAGATCAGGTAGGGCGAGTCGATCGGCCGGGGGCCGAACCGGAGGTGGGAGACGGTGATCGCCCCCGACTTCTTCGAGTCGTAGACGAAGTAACCCTGAGCATAGAGCGGCGTGCCCTCGCCGATGATCTTCACCGAGTTCTTGTTCGCGCCGACCGTGCCGTCGCTCCCCAGGCCGTAGAAGACCGCCCGGGTCACGTCGTCCGGCTCGGTCGAGAGATCCGGATCGTGCCTGAGGCTGAGGTGGGTCACGTCGTCGACGATGCCGACCGTGAACCGTCGCTTCGGCGCGT carries:
- the nifJ gene encoding pyruvate:ferredoxin (flavodoxin) oxidoreductase translates to MDRRSVTIDGNEAAAYVAHLTSEVIAIYPITPASPMGELADAWSATGRENIFGVVPDVIEMQSEAGAAGAVHGALQAGALTTTFTASQGLLLMIPNMFKIAGELTPTVFHVAARTVATHALSIFGDHSDVMACRSTGWAMLASSSVQEAQDMAMIAQMATLEGRVPVLHFFDGFRTSHEVNKIEQLSIDDVRALIDPGLVREHRDRALSPDRPVLRGSAQNPDVFFQAREACNPFYDAMPGVVQRAMDRFAERVGRRYRPFEYHGALDADRVVVVMGSGASTVAEAVDHLASKGEKVGLLKVRLFRPFSVAALAGALPESVRSVAVLDRTKEPGAVGEPLYQDVLTALVESRGGDGAMPRVIGGRYGLSSKEFTPSMAVAVFDELKADAPKRRFTVGIVDDVTHLSLRHDPDLSTEPDDVTRAVFYGLGSDGTVGANKNSVKIIGEGTPLYAQGYFVYDSKKSGAITVSHLRFGPRPIDSPYLISRANFVACHQSTFLERMDVLELAGPGATFLLNSPHGPAEAWGTLPAELQRTIIDKEIRFYVVDAFRVAADAGLGPRINTVMQTCFFALADILPKDEAIARIKDAIRKTYGKRGEVVLERNDAAVDGALAALHEVAVPAEVSSGRRRRPAVSGAVPEFVEKVTGLMMAGKGDLLPVSALPVDGTFPTDTAKYEKRSIAQEIPIWDPDLCIQCGLCAYVCPHATIRMKIFEPAGVQGRDGKAEGFPTRAWKGKEFPGHHMTIQVYPDDCTGCGVCVDVCPAVSKEVARHKAINMEAKTEDVLLVERARLDVFESIPDSDRSAVKSDTVKGSQALRPLFEFSGACAGCGETPYLRLMSQLFGDRAMIANATGCSSIYGGNLPTTPYATDAEGRGPAWANSLFEDNAEFGLGFRLAVDRLEDQARGLLRGLSPRVGDDLAGAILGAEQRDEDAIRAQRDRVSALKRALDGLDGPEAAALGSVADALVRRSVWIVGGDGWAYDIGFGGLDHVLTSGRDVNILVLDTEVYSNTGGQASKSTPRGAVAKFAAQGKGIAKKDLGMIAVDYGNVYVAQVAMGANPLQTLKAFREAESYPGVSLILAYSHCIAHGIQMSTAMSHQKEAASSGYWPLFRHDPRLAGEGLTPFHLDSRKPTLQFREFAMKEARYAMLARSDPGRSEMLMQLAQQDIDERWHFYEQMAGVERSVPGRVVGVVS